From Planctomycetota bacterium:
TTTGCGATGAACGATCGGTGCGCGGCCGGCACGGGCCGGTTCCTCGAGGTCGTCGCCTCGCGCCTCGGGGCGCCCCTCGATTCGCTGGGCGACTTGGCGCGGGCCGCCGAAGCGCCGGCCCCGATCAGCAGCATGTGCGTCGTCTTCGCCGAGACGGAGATCATCGGCCTCCTGGCGTCGGGTGCGCGGCGGGAGGACATCGTGGCGGGCGTCCAGGCGTCGATCGCCTCGCGCGTCGCCGCCATGCTCGGCCGCGACGTCACATCCCCCGTGATTTTCACGGGCGGCGTCGCCCTCGTGCCGGGCATGGCTGAGGCCCTCGCCTCGGCCCTCGCGACGCCGGTCCGCGTCTGCCCCGACCCGCAGATGACGGGGGCCCTCGGGGCGGCCCTGATCGCCTGTCGGCAGGCGTCGGCCTCCGCGTGAGCCGCGCG
This genomic window contains:
- a CDS encoding acyl-CoA dehydratase activase; its protein translation is MICAGIDAGSRALKIALFDSERGQVLAAAVRDQGTDHDGPAQELFEELLRAEDLPRRRVARIVATGYGRGAVSCADTTVTEITCHAVGVRHRVPDAATIVEIGGQDSKLLRLNSDGTVRDFAMNDRCAAGTGRFLEVVASRLGAPLDSLGDLARAAEAPAPISSMCVVFAETEIIGLLASGARREDIVAGVQASIASRVAAMLGRDVTSPVIFTGGVALVPGMAEALASALATPVRVCPDPQMTGALGAALIACRQASASA